A window from Flavobacterium gyeonganense encodes these proteins:
- a CDS encoding YceI family protein produces the protein MKINKLNIILFIGLLLAVSSFTNFSSSRWNIENNFSIHFAGSSVEGIFEKFKGEIIFNENALEASNFSLIIEVESIATGNWLKNRHAKNDKWLDADKYPNITFKSTKFFKTAAGYAVKGILTMHGIQKEITIPFTFSNQIFKGNFSVNRMDYKVGNMEWMSKKVSNEIKIDFSVPVIRK, from the coding sequence ATGAAAATAAATAAACTAAATATTATTTTATTCATTGGGCTATTACTTGCAGTAAGCAGTTTTACAAATTTCAGCAGCAGCCGATGGAATATTGAAAATAATTTCAGTATTCATTTTGCAGGCAGCAGTGTAGAGGGGATTTTCGAAAAATTTAAAGGAGAAATCATTTTTAATGAAAATGCATTAGAAGCTTCGAATTTCTCTTTGATTATTGAAGTAGAATCTATAGCAACAGGAAACTGGCTGAAAAACCGTCATGCCAAAAATGACAAATGGTTGGATGCAGATAAATATCCAAATATTACCTTTAAATCCACAAAATTCTTCAAAACTGCGGCGGGTTATGCTGTAAAAGGTATTTTGACAATGCATGGCATTCAAAAAGAAATCACAATTCCATTTACCTTTTCGAACCAGATTTTTAAAGGTAACTTTAGTGTAAACAGAATGGATTACAAAGTTGGAAATATGGAATGGATGTCTAAAAAAGTTTCTAACGAAATAAAAATAGATTTTTCGGTGCCCGTTATTAGAAAATAA
- a CDS encoding type II and III secretion system protein, with translation MLKQVVCVLTALFFSNILVAQQDIVELSRKFDELSIQKKGLNETIKIDVSGLTLHDFISSIAEEHQLNIDVDIELNQPIANNFFDVTVKDVFIHLSQKYDLEVSFMNNIIIFKKRKVITVVPKKQPKIIDVTYNPQNDFLSVRVENDTLSAVAKAIIDKSGKNVILAQDIKNIRISSYILNRAFDQVIEMMAKSNDLSAVKDDNGFYFLQKNTIANINTVSTNAKAKQPKVGLGVPGFYEVNINKNGFLQVNAYMADASDLLTEAAEKLHINYFLYNKPENEKTTLSADNITFDELLSNIFKGKKYTFKKQDNLYLIGEEATEGLRITEMIQLENRSIESIINTLPKVFSEKLEIKEFIELNGLIVSGSRSILEELKVYIKQIDKVVPMVQIEVIIVQYNKSYDIQTGLKAGLDKINSVQTGGVLFPNSDMTLNGSSVNSLIDAFNGFGLFKLGKVTESFYLNLKLLESNSALKIESTPKIATISGHEAKLSIGETSYYFEQNNRLINSNIGNDILNSGTWKSTDANLSVSIKPYVSTDENVTLTIAVEKSSFLARAGEDAPPGKATQKFESLVRVKNGEMILLGGLDELKKENSGTGTPLISRIPVIKWFFSSRKKGKSDSKLHIFIKPTVIY, from the coding sequence ATGCTTAAACAGGTTGTTTGCGTACTAACCGCGTTATTTTTTTCCAACATTCTTGTAGCACAACAGGATATTGTTGAATTAAGTAGAAAATTTGACGAACTCTCAATACAAAAAAAAGGATTAAACGAGACTATTAAAATTGATGTTTCAGGACTTACCCTGCATGATTTTATTTCTTCAATAGCTGAAGAACATCAGCTTAATATAGACGTTGATATAGAATTAAACCAGCCCATAGCCAATAATTTCTTTGATGTTACGGTAAAAGATGTTTTTATTCATCTTTCTCAGAAATACGATCTTGAAGTTTCCTTCATGAATAATATTATAATTTTCAAAAAAAGAAAAGTCATAACTGTTGTTCCAAAAAAGCAGCCTAAAATTATAGATGTTACGTACAATCCTCAAAATGACTTTTTATCAGTAAGAGTAGAAAACGACACTTTATCTGCTGTAGCTAAAGCTATTATTGATAAATCAGGAAAAAATGTGATTCTGGCACAGGATATAAAAAACATCCGAATTTCTTCTTACATCCTGAATCGTGCTTTCGATCAGGTGATTGAGATGATGGCAAAATCAAACGATTTATCTGCTGTGAAAGATGACAACGGATTTTATTTTCTGCAAAAAAACACAATTGCCAATATCAATACAGTAAGCACCAATGCTAAAGCAAAACAACCAAAAGTAGGTCTTGGAGTTCCCGGTTTTTATGAAGTAAATATCAATAAAAATGGTTTTTTACAGGTTAATGCCTACATGGCCGATGCTTCTGATTTATTAACCGAAGCTGCAGAAAAACTGCACATTAATTATTTTTTATACAATAAGCCCGAAAACGAAAAAACTACACTTTCTGCTGACAATATTACTTTTGATGAATTGCTGTCAAACATTTTTAAAGGAAAAAAATATACTTTTAAAAAACAGGATAATTTATATCTGATTGGTGAAGAAGCTACAGAAGGATTAAGAATAACGGAAATGATTCAGCTGGAAAACAGATCTATTGAATCCATAATTAATACATTACCAAAAGTTTTTTCGGAAAAATTAGAAATAAAAGAATTTATAGAATTAAACGGATTAATTGTTTCCGGATCAAGATCTATACTTGAAGAATTAAAAGTATACATCAAACAAATTGATAAGGTCGTACCGATGGTACAAATTGAAGTTATCATCGTACAGTACAATAAATCATATGACATTCAAACCGGTCTAAAGGCCGGATTAGACAAAATAAATTCGGTCCAGACTGGCGGAGTATTATTTCCCAACTCTGATATGACTTTAAACGGATCTTCCGTAAATAGTTTAATTGATGCTTTTAATGGTTTTGGTCTTTTTAAATTAGGAAAAGTAACCGAATCATTTTATCTCAACCTGAAACTTTTAGAAAGTAATTCGGCCCTAAAAATTGAATCTACACCTAAGATAGCCACCATAAGCGGACACGAAGCAAAACTGTCAATTGGAGAAACCAGCTATTATTTTGAACAAAATAACCGACTAATAAACAGCAACATCGGAAATGATATCTTAAATTCCGGAACATGGAAATCAACCGATGCTAATTTAAGTGTATCGATAAAACCATACGTTTCTACCGATGAAAACGTAACCTTGACTATTGCTGTAGAAAAAAGTTCCTTTTTAGCCAGAGCCGGTGAAGATGCTCCTCCCGGAAAAGCTACTCAAAAGTTTGAATCTTTGGTTAGGGTTAAAAATGGTGAAATGATTTTGTTAGGCGGTTTAGATGAACTAAAAAAAGAAAACTCAGGTACTGGTACTCCCTTAATATCAAGAATCCCTGTTATCAAATGGTTTTTTAGCAGTAGAAAAAAAGGCAAAAGTGATTCTAAACTTCATATTTTTATTAAACCAACGGTTATTTATTAA
- a CDS encoding GspE/PulE family protein: MEQEIKILPEIQHTVSNDLANQYRVLPKTLLENTLELYVDDANNNEDAKDELELFLGKNIVFHPVNAAEIEKALSIYYRKERALTSNKSLNVDKGDFLENLLTEAKSLKCSDIHFEVYEDSSRIRFRIDGQLIERYKIEQDNYLELVNKVKIKSKLNITEKRLPQDGRITNESFDIRVSILPTLFGEKIVMRLLGQDASNIDLSTLGLQKEELESYLEAVKKPNGIILISGPTGSGKTTTLYATLRLLNDSRRNIVTVEDPIEYTLKGINQVQLKEDIGLTFSSALKSFLRQDPDVIMLGEIRDSETALMAIRASLTGHLVLSTIHTNSAIGTISRLIDMGVPSYLIAETLNLSVAQRLVRKLCDKCKKETVSNPKDFPLNFKFPFEISSYYKPVGCNQCFHTGYKGRTAIYEIVNIDNKIAEAIKNNTITKLYNNDKSYKSLPEKAFEILAIGETSLEEIYSILINI; the protein is encoded by the coding sequence ATGGAACAAGAAATCAAAATCCTTCCTGAAATACAGCATACTGTTTCTAATGATTTGGCCAACCAGTATCGTGTTTTGCCAAAAACATTACTTGAGAACACTTTAGAATTATACGTTGATGATGCTAATAATAATGAAGACGCTAAAGACGAATTAGAATTGTTTTTGGGAAAAAATATTGTTTTTCATCCTGTAAATGCTGCCGAAATAGAAAAAGCATTGTCTATATATTACCGAAAGGAAAGAGCGCTAACTTCAAACAAATCCTTAAATGTAGATAAGGGCGATTTTCTTGAAAACCTGCTTACCGAAGCAAAATCTTTAAAGTGCAGTGATATTCATTTTGAAGTTTATGAAGATTCATCACGAATTCGTTTCAGAATTGATGGTCAATTAATTGAACGCTACAAAATAGAACAGGATAATTATCTTGAATTAGTTAACAAGGTCAAGATTAAATCCAAATTAAACATTACCGAAAAAAGGCTTCCACAAGACGGAAGAATTACCAATGAATCATTTGATATCAGGGTTTCTATTTTACCAACATTATTTGGAGAAAAAATAGTAATGCGTCTTTTAGGTCAGGATGCATCAAATATAGATCTCAGTACTTTAGGACTTCAAAAAGAAGAATTAGAAAGCTACCTTGAAGCTGTAAAAAAACCTAACGGAATTATTTTGATAAGCGGTCCAACCGGTTCAGGAAAAACCACTACGCTTTATGCTACTTTAAGATTACTCAACGATAGCCGAAGAAATATTGTAACCGTTGAAGATCCTATTGAATATACTTTAAAAGGAATTAATCAGGTACAGCTTAAGGAAGATATTGGCTTAACATTTTCTTCTGCCTTAAAATCTTTTTTACGTCAGGATCCTGATGTAATCATGCTGGGAGAAATTCGTGACTCAGAAACTGCTTTAATGGCAATTCGTGCTTCATTGACCGGGCATTTGGTTTTATCAACTATCCACACTAATTCAGCAATAGGAACCATATCAAGGCTGATTGACATGGGAGTTCCCTCCTACTTAATTGCCGAAACCCTAAATTTATCTGTAGCCCAGCGACTGGTTAGGAAACTTTGTGATAAATGTAAAAAAGAAACAGTCAGTAATCCTAAAGATTTTCCTCTAAATTTTAAATTCCCTTTCGAAATTTCATCTTATTACAAACCTGTGGGCTGCAATCAATGCTTTCATACAGGTTATAAAGGAAGGACAGCAATTTACGAAATAGTAAATATTGACAACAAAATTGCCGAAGCAATCAAAAATAATACCATTACCAAATTATATAATAATGATAAGAGCTATAAATCACTGCCCGAAAAAGCATTTGAGATTTTAGCCATCGGAGAAACTTCTCTGGAAGAAATATATTCAATTTTAATAAACATATAA
- a CDS encoding type IV pilin protein — translation MLNKIRVYKKLNKKLYVKAYSLTEILIVLCIIGILLLMVLPNQTSVIGQAKAIEAQAMLNQVYGLEKSYFYRHSKYSGSLEEIGFEQEKTVEEGGQAVYKIEILEASNDSFSARATATSDLDGDGSFNTWEIDSKKILTEVTKE, via the coding sequence AAATAAAATTAGAGTATATAAAAAATTAAACAAAAAACTATATGTTAAAGCATACTCTTTAACAGAAATTTTAATTGTTTTGTGCATCATTGGTATTTTATTGCTAATGGTATTACCAAATCAAACCTCAGTAATTGGTCAGGCTAAAGCTATTGAAGCTCAGGCCATGCTAAATCAGGTTTACGGGTTGGAAAAAAGTTATTTCTACAGGCATTCAAAATATTCAGGCAGTTTAGAAGAAATTGGGTTTGAACAGGAAAAAACAGTTGAAGAAGGCGGACAGGCAGTTTATAAAATAGAAATTTTAGAAGCTTCTAATGATTCGTTTTCTGCCAGGGCAACAGCTACATCTGATCTGGACGGTGATGGCAGTTTCAATACATGGGAAATTGACAGTAAAAAAATACTAACGGAAGTAACAAAAGAATAA